The following are from one region of the Maribacter aquivivus genome:
- a CDS encoding ferric reductase-like transmembrane domain-containing protein, whose translation MAFLKKNYGWMIVAILAILPLFILSNMFKIDMTNGFHLSLVDNGGKEGLSTLEMLYHITGEFAIRWMTAVLTCTPFFILFGVTNLFVRQAMGIATAVWSLLHFIIFIWAEGFLETFTQVNYVAGFIAVLILIPLLLTSNRKWMKKLKATWKKLQSWAYAAIVLSLLHVAILEKTWIIYAVIVGLGFIIRIPVIKDKFINRRKNKATVA comes from the coding sequence ATGGCATTTTTAAAGAAAAATTATGGTTGGATGATTGTTGCTATTTTGGCAATTCTTCCATTATTCATTTTAAGCAATATGTTTAAAATTGATATGACTAATGGCTTCCATTTATCATTGGTAGATAACGGAGGTAAAGAAGGTTTGTCTACACTAGAAATGTTATACCATATTACAGGTGAATTTGCTATTCGATGGATGACTGCTGTACTTACCTGTACTCCATTTTTCATACTATTCGGTGTCACCAATCTATTTGTTAGGCAAGCAATGGGTATTGCTACTGCAGTATGGAGTTTATTACACTTTATAATATTTATTTGGGCAGAAGGCTTTTTAGAAACGTTTACCCAAGTAAATTACGTAGCAGGTTTTATAGCTGTTTTAATTTTAATTCCGTTGTTATTAACTTCTAATAGAAAATGGATGAAAAAGCTAAAAGCCACATGGAAAAAGCTTCAAAGTTGGGCATATGCCGCCATTGTACTTAGTCTTTTACATGTTGCCATATTAGAAAAAACCTGGATCATATATGCCGTAATTGTGGGGTTAGGTTTTATCATTAGAATACCCGTTATAAAAGATAAATTCATCAATAGAAGAAAAAACAAAGCTACTGTAGCTTAA
- a CDS encoding O-methyltransferase translates to MIVLHQENIKATLIELYNDAKNDKTRIIKGLVKSIIRPMQPEDFKHAYLSITEEQGLFLVELIKKNKFKNIVEFGTSFGISTLFLAQGALETKGRIITTELIASKAEKAMENFKKAEVSNIIDVRIGDAMQTLQNHKAPIDLLFLDGWKDLYQPLFNMLESNFHTNTIIYVDNANMTESRAFLKEVGRNDKYTLESIFDGKVVLIRIK, encoded by the coding sequence ATGATTGTCCTACATCAAGAAAACATAAAAGCAACTTTAATCGAACTTTATAATGATGCTAAAAACGATAAAACTAGAATTATAAAAGGTTTGGTCAAGAGTATAATTAGACCAATGCAGCCGGAAGATTTTAAACATGCCTATCTCTCTATAACAGAAGAACAAGGATTGTTTTTAGTAGAATTAATAAAGAAAAATAAGTTTAAGAATATTGTAGAATTTGGAACCTCATTTGGTATCTCTACTTTGTTTTTAGCGCAAGGTGCCTTAGAAACGAAAGGTAGAATTATTACAACCGAGTTAATTGCTTCAAAGGCTGAAAAGGCTATGGAGAATTTTAAGAAAGCGGAAGTATCCAATATCATCGATGTAAGAATTGGTGATGCCATGCAAACTTTGCAAAACCATAAAGCGCCAATAGATTTATTGTTTTTAGATGGTTGGAAAGATTTGTATCAACCCCTATTTAATATGCTAGAGTCAAACTTTCATACCAATACCATAATTTATGTTGATAATGCCAACATGACTGAATCTCGTGCATTTTTAAAGGAAGTTGGTAGAAATGATAAGTATACGCTAGAAAGTATATTTGATGGTAAAGTAGTATTAATAAGAATTAAATAA
- a CDS encoding nuclear transport factor 2 family protein, whose product MKSKLIALSLFTMAIASCNTEDKKIETVLEVTSFNLKTTASELEFNTLDAEIEATFTSKQPGYIRRQSGVDEQGKYIVLVYWKSLADAKASMDKFMNDKSVAGYASMIEGSTMKMSRFTIKDKFKATNSTFTEVMTFNTKEGTDIKAFNKVNKSVGPKFTEKQKGFLQRITGSNDSGEQVAVVYWDTKANSDAVINDFMNAPVAKEFMGMMDQSTIDMMRFQSLSSLKNVTLSNKDKVVALLNSFNTGDQTPISYINPNKYIQHNLGVADGLQGFGELMQHAPEGGFKANVVRAFQDGDYVFAQTEYDFFGPKAAFDIFRFEDGLIVEHWDNLLEVQKPNPSGHTQFDGATALTDLDKTEANKAVVRGFIEDVLLDHQMDKVANYINPKEYVQHNPSVADGLEGFGAAMKYFAENGLVMEYDNLHMVLGQGNFVLSVSEGKFGKGDHTAYYDLFRLENGLIVEHWDVIATIPAKSDWKNTNGKF is encoded by the coding sequence ATGAAATCTAAATTAATAGCATTAAGTCTTTTTACAATGGCAATAGCTAGTTGTAACACAGAAGACAAAAAAATAGAAACAGTTTTAGAAGTAACTAGTTTTAATCTAAAAACCACGGCAAGTGAATTAGAATTCAATACCCTTGATGCTGAAATAGAAGCAACTTTTACAAGTAAACAACCTGGTTATATTAGACGTCAAAGTGGTGTGGACGAACAAGGTAAGTACATTGTATTGGTATATTGGAAATCACTCGCAGATGCCAAAGCGTCTATGGATAAGTTTATGAATGACAAATCTGTGGCTGGTTATGCTAGTATGATTGAAGGGTCTACCATGAAAATGTCGCGTTTCACCATCAAAGATAAATTTAAGGCAACCAATAGCACGTTTACAGAGGTAATGACTTTCAACACAAAAGAGGGTACTGATATAAAAGCTTTCAATAAAGTAAATAAAAGTGTTGGTCCAAAGTTTACCGAAAAACAAAAAGGCTTTTTACAACGCATTACGGGATCCAATGATTCTGGTGAACAAGTAGCAGTCGTTTATTGGGATACAAAAGCAAATTCAGATGCTGTAATCAATGATTTTATGAATGCTCCCGTAGCCAAAGAGTTTATGGGAATGATGGATCAGTCTACTATAGATATGATGAGATTCCAATCTTTATCTTCTTTGAAAAACGTAACATTATCAAATAAGGATAAAGTGGTTGCTTTGTTAAACAGCTTTAATACAGGTGATCAAACTCCAATTTCTTACATAAATCCAAACAAATACATTCAACACAACTTAGGTGTTGCAGATGGTTTACAAGGTTTTGGAGAGTTAATGCAACATGCTCCAGAAGGAGGATTTAAAGCAAACGTTGTTCGTGCATTTCAAGATGGTGATTATGTTTTTGCTCAAACAGAATATGATTTCTTCGGACCAAAAGCTGCATTTGACATATTTCGTTTTGAAGACGGATTAATTGTTGAGCATTGGGATAATCTTTTAGAGGTTCAAAAACCAAACCCAAGTGGTCATACTCAGTTTGATGGTGCAACAGCGCTTACAGATTTAGACAAGACTGAAGCTAATAAAGCAGTAGTTAGAGGATTTATTGAAGATGTATTGTTAGATCATCAAATGGATAAAGTGGCTAATTACATCAATCCTAAAGAATATGTACAACATAATCCTTCGGTTGCAGACGGTTTAGAAGGTTTTGGAGCTGCAATGAAGTATTTCGCAGAAAACGGATTAGTAATGGAGTACGATAATCTTCATATGGTCTTAGGGCAAGGGAACTTTGTATTAAGTGTTAGTGAAGGAAAATTTGGAAAAGGAGACCATACGGCATATTATGATTTGTTCAGACTAGAAAACGGATTAATAGTTGAGCACTGGGATGTGATAGCTACTATTCCTGCAAAATCTGATTGGAAGAATACAAACGGTAAATTTTAA
- a CDS encoding AraC family transcriptional regulator, which yields MKEIPNISFQGPDNTKDFECLVLTELFARIPEMADHDPTLSHRIHFFALLIVTKGIGKHTIDLKEYTLKNGSVLKIAKGQIHAFQKNADYEGFLLIFTEDFVLNHFSKSSIAIISHLYNYHITSPISNNESLNENFLKELSLELRNTNTFAQINIVAALIDLYLLRLERNSRTNTERNNSKHYPVFIRFKNLVEEHYIKTRNVKDYAEMLSITTKHLNEVVKEFTLNTAKTFIDNYVVLEIKRAIVSTHKSFKEIAFDAGFDELTNFTKFFKKNMNLSPKEFRNKQF from the coding sequence TTGAAAGAAATTCCCAACATATCGTTTCAAGGTCCGGATAACACAAAAGATTTTGAGTGCTTAGTATTAACAGAGCTATTCGCAAGAATTCCTGAGATGGCAGACCATGACCCTACCCTATCTCATAGAATTCATTTTTTCGCATTATTAATCGTTACTAAAGGAATTGGAAAACATACCATAGATTTAAAAGAATATACCTTAAAGAATGGTTCAGTTCTTAAAATTGCAAAAGGGCAAATACATGCGTTTCAGAAAAATGCAGATTATGAAGGTTTCTTATTAATTTTTACAGAAGATTTCGTCTTAAATCATTTTTCAAAATCTTCCATAGCTATTATTTCCCATCTATATAATTACCATATTACCTCTCCTATTTCTAATAACGAATCTCTTAACGAAAACTTTTTAAAGGAACTAAGTTTAGAGCTCAGAAACACTAATACCTTTGCTCAAATAAATATTGTCGCAGCTTTAATAGATTTGTATTTATTACGATTAGAGCGTAATTCTCGCACCAATACAGAACGGAACAACTCAAAACACTATCCCGTATTCATTAGGTTTAAAAATTTAGTAGAAGAGCATTATATAAAAACTAGAAATGTAAAAGATTATGCAGAAATGCTTTCAATTACAACAAAGCACCTTAATGAGGTAGTGAAAGAATTCACGTTGAATACTGCCAAAACCTTTATTGATAATTATGTAGTATTAGAAATTAAGAGAGCTATTGTCAGTACACATAAAAGCTTTAAAGAAATTGCTTTTGATGCCGGTTTTGACGAACTCACTAATTTTACCAAGTTCTTTAAAAAGAACATGAATTTATCTCCTAAAGAGTTCAGAAACAAGCAATTCTAG
- a CDS encoding DUF2911 domain-containing protein, whose product MRKFIKVFAVFSLLTTFGFAQEFRGLDKSPLDRVYLPDHFAHDIKFAPERNLPEFPVLKIDYSRPQKNGRQVFGGMVKYNEIWRLGANEATEIKVYKDVKIDGKLLKKGTYSMYAIPTEEHWTIIFNTALDHWGHYSYDKNNDVLRVDAHVLKNQQPVEEFSIQFDDLQEGVGVMYIAWDMDRVELPISY is encoded by the coding sequence ATGAGGAAATTTATTAAAGTATTTGCAGTTTTTAGTTTGTTAACCACCTTTGGTTTTGCACAAGAATTTAGAGGTTTAGATAAAAGTCCGCTAGACAGAGTGTATTTACCTGATCATTTTGCCCATGACATAAAATTTGCTCCTGAAAGAAACCTTCCTGAATTTCCTGTTTTAAAAATTGATTACAGTAGACCACAGAAAAACGGGCGACAAGTTTTTGGTGGTATGGTCAAATACAATGAAATATGGCGTCTAGGTGCAAATGAGGCTACAGAAATTAAGGTGTATAAGGACGTAAAAATAGATGGTAAACTTCTCAAAAAAGGCACGTATTCTATGTATGCCATACCTACTGAAGAGCACTGGACCATAATATTTAATACTGCTTTAGATCATTGGGGTCATTATAGTTACGATAAAAACAATGATGTTTTAAGAGTTGATGCTCATGTATTAAAAAACCAGCAGCCAGTTGAAGAATTTTCTATTCAATTTGATGATTTACAAGAAGGAGTTGGTGTTATGTATATAGCTTGGGATATGGATAGAGTAGAATTGCCTATTAGTTATTGA
- a CDS encoding 2-hydroxyacid dehydrogenase → MKIAVFSTKSYDQEYFEKYNDAHQNNFSFYETALNSDTAKLTAGSDVVCVFVNDVVNKATIEVIAANGVKLIALRCAGYNNVDLEAAKSKGIKVARVPAYSPEAVAEHALALILTLNRKTHKAYNRVREGNFSLKNLIGFNLHKKTVGVIGTGQIGATFCKIIKGFGCNIIAYDIAENQELLELGVTYGSLEEVFKQSDILSLHCPLNKHTKHIVNKTSIAVMKEGVMIINTSRGALINTADAIEGLITKKIGYLGIDVYEQEENLFFEDLSEHIIQDEQILRLLSFPNVLITSHQAYFTKEAMDQITITTLENIKAFKDNTELINEVK, encoded by the coding sequence ATGAAAATAGCTGTTTTTAGTACGAAGTCTTATGACCAAGAATACTTTGAAAAGTACAATGATGCTCACCAAAATAATTTCTCTTTCTATGAAACTGCATTAAATTCAGACACTGCTAAACTTACTGCAGGTAGTGATGTAGTTTGTGTTTTTGTAAATGATGTTGTCAACAAGGCAACGATTGAGGTAATAGCGGCTAACGGAGTAAAATTAATAGCATTACGCTGCGCAGGTTATAATAATGTAGATTTAGAGGCAGCTAAAAGTAAAGGCATAAAAGTAGCTAGAGTACCGGCATATTCACCAGAGGCAGTGGCAGAACATGCATTAGCACTGATACTAACCTTAAATAGAAAAACACACAAAGCTTACAACAGAGTTAGAGAAGGTAATTTTTCATTAAAGAATCTAATCGGATTTAATCTGCATAAAAAAACAGTTGGTGTTATAGGAACAGGGCAAATAGGTGCTACATTTTGCAAAATAATTAAAGGTTTCGGCTGCAACATAATCGCTTATGACATTGCCGAGAATCAAGAGTTATTAGAATTGGGAGTAACATATGGTTCATTAGAAGAAGTATTTAAACAGTCAGACATCTTATCTCTTCATTGTCCGCTAAACAAACACACCAAACATATAGTCAATAAAACTTCTATAGCCGTTATGAAAGAAGGCGTTATGATTATTAATACAAGCCGTGGAGCGTTAATTAATACTGCAGATGCAATTGAAGGTCTAATAACGAAGAAAATAGGTTACTTAGGTATTGATGTGTATGAACAAGAAGAAAATCTATTCTTTGAAGATTTATCTGAGCACATCATTCAAGATGAGCAAATATTGAGATTGTTGAGTTTCCCGAATGTATTGATTACTTCTCACCAAGCTTATTTTACTAAAGAGGCAATGGATCAAATTACGATAACAACCTTAGAGAATATAAAGGCTTTTAAGGATAATACCGAGTTAATAAATGAGGTGAAGTAA
- a CDS encoding phosphatase PAP2 family protein, producing the protein MKQSLFTFIKSLREFLANKLNQYNTTLPYVITVLIALILVVGGINLFVELTETLKTETLATYDTAITDYIISYRSPQLTSYFKFMTNVGDTYGYLIVLTVFLLVSLIVFKRWKYIVQATLILALATISNMMLKRFIDRARPGIEHLVSVETLSYPSGHAMSAMAFYGFLIFLVTKFNIQKMIKYVLIIVLITVILSIGISRIYLGVHFPSDIAGGFIAGFIWVVFCVLVFDLIELFRKDPQT; encoded by the coding sequence ATGAAACAGTCCCTTTTTACATTTATAAAATCGCTACGTGAATTTTTAGCGAATAAACTTAATCAGTACAATACAACACTGCCTTATGTAATTACCGTACTAATAGCTTTGATCTTGGTTGTAGGTGGTATTAATTTATTTGTAGAATTGACTGAGACATTAAAAACCGAAACACTAGCTACTTATGATACAGCTATTACTGATTATATAATTTCTTATCGTTCGCCCCAATTAACTTCTTATTTTAAATTTATGACCAATGTTGGCGATACATATGGCTATTTAATTGTGCTTACTGTTTTTCTTTTAGTGTCCCTTATTGTTTTTAAACGTTGGAAATATATAGTGCAGGCAACCTTAATTTTGGCATTGGCAACCATTTCTAACATGATGCTTAAAAGATTTATTGATCGTGCAAGACCAGGCATTGAACATTTGGTTTCTGTAGAAACCTTGAGTTACCCAAGCGGACATGCAATGAGTGCAATGGCATTTTATGGATTTTTAATTTTTCTAGTCACCAAGTTCAATATTCAAAAGATGATAAAATATGTATTGATTATTGTTTTGATAACCGTCATTTTAAGCATAGGTATAAGTAGAATATATTTAGGAGTACATTTTCCATCAGATATTGCAGGCGGATTCATTGCCGGATTCATTTGGGTAGTTTTCTGTGTGTTGGTTTTTGATTTGATAGAGTTGTTTAGAAAAGACCCACAAACTTAA
- a CDS encoding 1,4-dihydroxy-2-naphthoyl-CoA synthase, whose translation MKSPNWKTAIEFDDITYKKCDGVARIAFNRPNVRNAFRPHTTSELIKAFYDAQEDTSIGVVLLSAEGPSTKDGIWSFCSGGDQKARGEKGYVGQDGQHRLNILEVQRMIRFMPKVVICVVPGWAVGGGHSLHVVCDMTLASKEHAIFKQTDADVTSFDGGYGSAYLAKMVGQKKAREIFFLGRNYSAQDALDMGMVNAVVPHDELEDTAFQWAQEVLEKSPISIKMLKFSMNLTDDGMVGQQVFAGEATRLAYMTEEAKEGRNAFLEKRKPNFGKDNWLP comes from the coding sequence ATGAAATCACCCAATTGGAAAACTGCCATAGAATTTGATGATATTACCTATAAAAAATGTGACGGTGTAGCCCGTATAGCTTTTAACCGACCTAATGTGCGAAATGCATTTAGACCACATACGACAAGTGAACTTATTAAAGCTTTTTATGATGCTCAAGAAGATACTTCTATAGGAGTGGTTTTGCTTTCTGCGGAAGGACCATCTACTAAAGACGGAATTTGGTCTTTTTGTTCTGGAGGTGATCAAAAGGCTAGGGGAGAGAAAGGGTATGTTGGTCAAGATGGTCAGCATCGTTTGAATATATTAGAAGTTCAGCGGATGATTCGCTTTATGCCAAAAGTGGTTATTTGCGTTGTACCGGGATGGGCCGTTGGTGGCGGACATAGTTTGCACGTAGTTTGCGATATGACCTTAGCTAGTAAAGAACATGCTATTTTTAAACAAACCGATGCTGATGTAACCAGCTTTGATGGTGGGTATGGATCTGCTTATTTAGCAAAAATGGTGGGACAGAAAAAAGCTCGTGAGATATTCTTTTTAGGTAGAAACTACTCTGCACAAGATGCTTTAGATATGGGTATGGTAAATGCCGTGGTACCTCATGATGAGTTAGAAGACACTGCTTTTCAATGGGCACAAGAGGTTTTAGAAAAATCGCCTATATCAATAAAAATGCTAAAGTTCTCTATGAACCTTACCGATGACGGAATGGTGGGACAACAAGTATTTGCAGGTGAAGCAACAAGATTAGCCTACATGACCGAAGAAGCTAAAGAAGGTAGAAACGCATTTCTAGAAAAGCGTAAACCAAACTTCGGTAAAGATAATTGGCTACCGTAG
- a CDS encoding serine hydrolase domain-containing protein gives MKKTKLLLGIVLVGIIAAAYFNYPKLNLISGYASKNMASTVFIADRDPVDITLNDNEMPLINLADCEVSQEGTSATANVYGLMPRTAVYKEGLGAVLTNKEFSKHNFDIVPNRFQVQDSLPFPYGNNGVIDTVLENVAYDKLEVAFENAFQDPEQKTRSLLVVHKNQIIGERYIRGFSKDTKILGWSMTKSILGTIYGILEYQDEIDMEFKPFAKEMSMKNHKPDITLNHLLRMQSGLEWDENYFKISDVTKMLFLDSDMTLAQRYKKVVAEPTEVWNYSSGTTNLLSGILREQFATHQEYLDFPYRELIDKIGMNSMLLETDLSGNFILSSYGWATTRDWAKFGLLYLNKGDWNGKRIFSESWSDYVAKPTINSNGTYGAHFWLNAEGKYEDIPTDLYSVNGFQGQRIFIIPSKDLVVVRTGLKEQTDEQFNTLLKEIIASIR, from the coding sequence ATGAAGAAAACAAAGCTGCTTTTAGGTATTGTCTTAGTAGGTATTATTGCCGCGGCATATTTCAACTACCCCAAACTAAATCTAATATCTGGTTATGCTTCTAAAAACATGGCTTCTACAGTATTTATCGCTGATAGAGACCCTGTAGATATTACATTGAACGATAATGAGATGCCATTAATAAACTTGGCAGATTGTGAAGTATCGCAAGAAGGTACATCTGCTACAGCTAACGTTTACGGACTAATGCCAAGAACAGCAGTTTATAAAGAAGGACTTGGTGCTGTACTTACAAACAAAGAGTTTTCTAAACACAATTTCGACATTGTCCCCAATAGATTTCAAGTGCAAGATTCACTGCCTTTCCCATATGGAAACAACGGTGTTATTGATACGGTATTAGAAAATGTAGCTTATGATAAATTAGAAGTAGCATTTGAAAATGCTTTTCAGGATCCAGAACAAAAAACAAGATCTCTTTTAGTGGTTCATAAAAATCAAATTATTGGTGAACGTTATATACGCGGATTTTCGAAGGATACAAAAATTCTTGGGTGGTCAATGACCAAAAGTATCTTGGGTACGATTTATGGTATTTTGGAGTACCAAGATGAAATCGACATGGAATTTAAGCCATTTGCTAAGGAAATGAGCATGAAGAACCACAAGCCCGATATTACCCTAAATCACCTATTACGTATGCAAAGCGGATTGGAATGGGATGAGAACTATTTTAAAATATCTGATGTTACAAAGATGCTTTTCTTAGATTCTGATATGACTTTGGCACAACGATATAAAAAAGTAGTAGCCGAACCAACAGAAGTGTGGAACTATTCTTCTGGCACCACAAACTTACTTTCTGGTATTCTAAGAGAGCAGTTTGCTACACATCAAGAGTATTTAGATTTCCCCTATAGAGAATTGATCGATAAAATAGGAATGAACTCTATGCTCTTAGAGACCGATTTATCTGGCAACTTTATTTTGTCTTCTTACGGATGGGCAACTACCAGAGATTGGGCTAAATTTGGATTGCTATACTTGAATAAGGGAGATTGGAACGGTAAACGCATCTTTTCAGAATCATGGTCAGATTATGTAGCCAAACCTACAATCAATTCTAACGGAACCTACGGCGCCCATTTTTGGTTAAATGCCGAAGGTAAATATGAAGACATTCCCACAGACCTATATTCCGTAAACGGATTTCAAGGACAACGCATCTTTATTATACCATCAAAAGATCTTGTTGTTGTCAGAACTGGATTAAAAGAACAGACCGACGAACAATTCAACACACTATTAAAAGAAATAATAGCTTCTATTCGATAA
- a CDS encoding DUF2452 domain-containing protein, producing the protein MKKDKKPDNVVFNEDTQEYHGKLSPFATGVSAPKITPPDVTSWKNTHIVSANNQFKAEYEALQASYKKLMDNFEYNNLVYSAKFSFEPIVGKEYHLYKAKDESTFLSLILPQECNFNHVGSFRLTSDKTWDKIK; encoded by the coding sequence ATGAAAAAAGATAAAAAACCAGATAATGTAGTTTTCAATGAAGATACCCAAGAGTATCACGGAAAACTATCCCCTTTTGCAACCGGAGTATCAGCACCAAAAATTACTCCGCCAGATGTAACTTCTTGGAAGAACACACATATTGTAAGTGCTAATAATCAGTTTAAGGCAGAATATGAAGCACTACAAGCTTCGTATAAGAAACTGATGGATAATTTTGAATACAACAATCTTGTATATAGTGCTAAGTTTAGTTTTGAACCCATTGTTGGTAAAGAATACCATTTATATAAGGCTAAAGATGAAAGCACATTTTTATCATTGATTTTACCTCAAGAATGTAATTTTAACCATGTTGGTAGTTTTAGGCTTACTTCCGATAAAACATGGGATAAGATAAAATAA
- a CDS encoding FG-GAP-like repeat-containing protein, with amino-acid sequence MVSCNTEKRSKEVVLYENYCASCHVAPNINDLPKDIWRDNVLPDMGARLGIITPENHPYYKYSFDEQIAIIKTGIYPNRPIINEEDWELLVDYIISMAPDSVVNNAINIDNAELSQFNTKPVALDSVKGNLYTFLSIDTQHHQILTGNRRGVLSAYDLKTNTNSDIGNFDLAITDARIIGDSIFVTNMGIMDPNEIPRGKTVLKNGSATAVLQDSLHRPVHTLYIDLNKNGNEEIIISEFGNLKGKLTLLEKDSYGFYKNKTLLNVPGTIRVIAKDMDRDGKQDLVVMAAQGDEAMYILYQKDNLNFEVEKVIRFSPVYGSSWFELVDYNGDGYDDIITVNGDNADKSIFHKPYHGMRIHLNDGNNKFTETFFFPLNGATRVIANDFDQDGDVDFALLSTFPDYEKHPDYNFVYLKNEDSTNYSFSSEHFADINLGRWFLMDVDDIDNDGDDDLVLSALNYSFTPVPEYFEKVWKESYTDLLILENKLH; translated from the coding sequence ATGGTATCGTGTAACACAGAAAAACGTTCAAAAGAAGTGGTGCTTTATGAAAATTATTGCGCCAGCTGCCATGTGGCTCCCAATATCAATGATTTGCCTAAAGATATATGGAGAGATAATGTACTGCCAGATATGGGAGCAAGATTGGGAATTATTACTCCCGAAAATCACCCGTATTATAAGTACTCTTTCGATGAACAAATTGCTATCATTAAAACCGGAATTTACCCGAATAGACCCATCATAAATGAGGAAGATTGGGAATTGTTGGTCGATTATATTATTAGTATGGCACCGGATAGCGTTGTAAACAATGCTATTAATATTGATAATGCTGAGCTATCTCAATTTAACACCAAACCTGTTGCATTAGACAGTGTTAAGGGCAACTTATATACTTTCTTAAGTATAGACACACAACATCATCAAATACTTACTGGTAATAGGAGAGGAGTATTAAGTGCTTATGACCTTAAAACAAATACCAATAGCGATATCGGCAATTTTGATTTAGCGATTACGGATGCTCGAATTATTGGTGACAGTATTTTTGTGACAAATATGGGTATTATGGACCCAAATGAAATACCTAGAGGAAAAACTGTTCTTAAAAACGGTAGTGCAACCGCTGTTCTACAAGATTCATTGCATAGACCTGTACACACCTTATATATTGATTTAAATAAAAATGGAAACGAAGAAATTATTATTAGTGAATTCGGTAACCTAAAGGGTAAACTGACTTTACTTGAAAAAGATTCTTATGGCTTCTATAAAAATAAAACCTTATTAAATGTACCCGGAACGATACGGGTAATTGCAAAGGATATGGATCGCGATGGAAAACAAGATTTAGTGGTAATGGCAGCACAAGGCGATGAAGCTATGTATATATTATACCAAAAAGATAATTTGAATTTTGAGGTTGAAAAAGTAATTCGATTTAGCCCCGTTTATGGTTCTAGTTGGTTTGAACTGGTTGACTATAATGGAGATGGGTACGATGATATAATTACAGTTAACGGTGATAATGCAGATAAATCTATATTTCATAAACCTTACCACGGTATGCGTATTCATTTAAATGATGGTAACAATAAATTTACAGAAACATTTTTCTTCCCTTTAAATGGTGCTACCAGAGTTATTGCCAATGATTTTGATCAAGACGGGGATGTAGACTTTGCATTGTTATCAACTTTTCCAGATTATGAGAAGCACCCAGATTATAATTTTGTGTATTTAAAAAATGAAGACAGTACAAACTATTCTTTTAGTTCAGAGCATTTTGCAGATATAAATTTGGGGCGATGGTTTTTGATGGATGTTGACGATATAGACAATGATGGTGACGATGATTTGGTATTAAGTGCGCTGAATTACTCTTTTACTCCTGTACCAGAATATTTTGAAAAAGTCTGGAAGGAAAGTTATACCGACCTTTTAATTTTAGAAAATAAACTACATTAG
- a CDS encoding 3D domain-containing protein: MKNKLFIVLSLVITVNCTDKPLNDKYDWVPMTVTATAYNSLPYQTSYEHPAITAWGDSIKQGQKWIAVSRDLLKKGLSYNTMVKIDTFEGVYLVKDKMHSRWRNRIDIYMGEDVNKAKEWGRRKITISYAVEKDSLEFIE, translated from the coding sequence ATGAAGAACAAATTATTCATTGTTTTATCTCTTGTTATAACCGTTAATTGTACAGATAAACCTTTGAATGATAAGTATGATTGGGTACCAATGACCGTTACGGCAACTGCATACAATTCCCTTCCGTACCAAACTTCTTATGAGCACCCAGCAATTACAGCGTGGGGAGATTCTATAAAACAAGGTCAAAAATGGATTGCCGTTTCTAGAGATTTATTAAAGAAAGGATTAAGCTATAACACCATGGTTAAGATAGATACCTTTGAAGGTGTTTATTTGGTGAAAGACAAAATGCATTCTCGTTGGCGAAATAGAATAGATATTTACATGGGCGAAGATGTAAATAAAGCAAAAGAATGGGGGAGACGTAAAATCACTATTTCATACGCTGTTGAAAAAGATAGTTTAGAATTTATTGAATGA